One window from the genome of Phycisphaerales bacterium encodes:
- a CDS encoding endonuclease/exonuclease/phosphatase family protein, translating into MDRLLLLISIVAALACLALAEEAEPVEIRVATFNIEDVSTSDLMINDQPRVRALAEVLQRLRPTVVLINEIAYDWHGVPGVPLDEPEGSNARRFVEHYLEVSQGEGLEPLRYRAVMLPSNTGRPSGFDLDNSDEAVTAYPRPVRSNELGEAPPQTEAGRSFGNDSWGFGTYPGQYAMALLVDHRLDVLDDQIRSFRLLPWSAMPDARRPIGPDGEPWYDDAEWEAMRLSSKSHWDVPVRLPNDTVVHLLCSHPTPPAFDGPESRNMARNHDEIRFWDDYLDDRGWIADDGGVSGGLQRGELFVILGDLNADPEKGNDVDKAINRLLKHPRLQRLDAPSHQETVEGLEPTDTSSFGLRVDYVLPSRDMQVVRTGIWTRPPSGWRGSGTFPSDHFPVWIELSVPAW; encoded by the coding sequence ATGGATCGTCTCCTCCTCCTCATCTCGATCGTGGCTGCGCTGGCCTGTCTGGCCCTCGCCGAGGAGGCCGAGCCCGTCGAGATCCGCGTGGCCACCTTCAACATCGAAGACGTCTCGACCAGCGACCTGATGATCAACGATCAGCCCCGCGTCAGAGCGCTGGCCGAGGTGCTCCAGCGGCTGCGGCCGACGGTAGTGCTGATCAACGAGATCGCCTACGACTGGCACGGCGTGCCGGGGGTCCCGCTCGACGAGCCCGAAGGCTCCAATGCCCGCCGATTCGTGGAGCACTACCTCGAGGTCAGCCAGGGCGAGGGCCTCGAGCCCCTGCGCTACCGGGCGGTCATGCTGCCGTCGAACACCGGTCGGCCCAGCGGATTCGACTTGGACAACAGCGATGAGGCCGTGACCGCGTATCCGCGCCCCGTACGCTCGAACGAGCTCGGAGAGGCGCCTCCGCAGACCGAGGCCGGCCGGAGCTTCGGGAACGACAGCTGGGGTTTTGGAACTTACCCGGGCCAGTACGCCATGGCCCTACTCGTCGACCACCGCCTCGACGTGCTCGACGACCAGATCCGCTCGTTCCGGCTGCTGCCCTGGAGCGCGATGCCCGACGCCCGTCGGCCGATCGGGCCCGACGGCGAGCCCTGGTACGACGATGCTGAGTGGGAGGCGATGCGTCTCAGCTCTAAAAGTCACTGGGACGTGCCGGTGCGGCTGCCCAACGACACCGTCGTCCACTTGCTGTGCAGCCACCCGACGCCACCGGCCTTCGATGGTCCGGAGAGCCGCAACATGGCGCGGAACCACGACGAGATCAGGTTCTGGGACGACTACCTCGACGATCGCGGCTGGATCGCCGACGACGGGGGCGTGAGCGGTGGCTTGCAGCGTGGCGAGCTATTCGTGATCCTGGGCGACCTGAACGCCGACCCCGAGAAGGGCAACGACGTGGACAAGGCCATCAACCGGCTCCTGAAACACCCTCGCCTCCAGCGGTTGGATGCACCGAGTCATCAGGAAACCGTCGAGGGCCTCGAGCCGACTGATACGTCCAGCTTCGGATTGCGGGTGGACTACGTGCTTCCCAGCAGGGACATGCAGGTCGTCCGGACGGGCATTTGGACCCGGCCCCCGTCGGGATGGCGTGGTTCCGGGACCTTCCCGAGCGATCACTTTCCGGTTTGGATCGAACTCTCGGTACCCGCATGGTGA
- a CDS encoding NTP transferase domain-containing protein: protein MSEADAQHHAGQPCAIILAAGKGTRMGSDLPKVVHQVGGRPMVSIVAEACHAVGCSPIVAVVGHGREHVESALQGASGDVRFALQAEQLGTGHAVLAAEGELSGVPQDADVLVLCGDGPLIRRETIRTLLETHRAANAAATLATAVVDDPTGYGRIVRDEEGRFARIVEQKNASDDELGIREINPSYYCFKLGPLMDALRNVERNPKTGEYYLTDVPALLLAGGARVEVVDAVPAEDVLSINTPVQLAEVDRIYRQRHQAAEGTRA from the coding sequence GTGAGCGAAGCCGACGCACAACACCACGCAGGCCAGCCGTGCGCGATCATCCTCGCCGCAGGCAAGGGCACGCGCATGGGCAGCGACCTGCCCAAGGTGGTCCACCAGGTCGGTGGCCGCCCGATGGTTTCGATCGTGGCCGAGGCGTGCCACGCGGTTGGCTGCTCGCCGATCGTCGCGGTCGTGGGCCACGGGCGAGAGCACGTCGAGTCGGCGCTCCAGGGCGCGTCGGGTGATGTTCGATTTGCGCTCCAAGCCGAGCAACTCGGAACCGGGCATGCGGTCCTCGCGGCCGAGGGCGAGCTCTCGGGCGTGCCCCAGGATGCGGACGTGCTCGTGCTGTGCGGCGACGGCCCGCTGATCCGACGCGAGACCATCCGCACGCTGCTCGAGACGCACCGCGCCGCCAACGCGGCCGCGACGCTGGCGACCGCCGTCGTCGACGACCCTACCGGCTACGGCCGGATCGTCCGCGACGAAGAAGGCCGCTTCGCCCGAATCGTCGAGCAGAAGAACGCCTCCGACGACGAACTGGGCATCCGCGAGATCAACCCGAGCTACTACTGCTTCAAGCTCGGCCCGCTCATGGACGCGCTGCGGAACGTCGAGCGGAACCCGAAGACCGGCGAGTACTACCTGACCGACGTGCCCGCCCTGCTGCTGGCCGGCGGCGCGCGAGTCGAGGTGGTCGACGCCGTTCCTGCCGAAGACGTCTTGAGCATCAACACGCCAGTTCAGTTGGCCGAGGTCGATCGGATCTATCGCCAGCGGCACCAGGCCGCGGAAGGGACGCGTGCATGA
- a CDS encoding ribose-phosphate pyrophosphokinase, translating to MKIDPNQLKVFSGRYSKDLASRVCAHLDLPLGKARTMAFPDDELLVKLDEDVRGRDCFVILSTCHPVNDNMMELFIFIDCLRRASAKRITLVIPYFGYGRQDRKDEGRVPITAKLVANLITAAGADRVLAIDLHAAQIQGFFDLPTDHLSATPVFLDYFREHRDRLGDLCLVSPDVGNVKMAEAMQNLLSADLAIINKKRISGSEVITDTLIGNVKGKTVLMFDDMISTAGTVCEAARFVMDQGAKDVLVAATHPVLVGPAIDRLIESPISEVIVTNTIPLSDRAKRLDGKLVELCLGPLLGDAIHNIHHDQSVSALLRDAAGAKR from the coding sequence ATGAAGATCGATCCCAACCAGCTCAAGGTCTTCAGCGGCCGCTACAGCAAGGACCTTGCCTCGCGGGTCTGCGCCCACCTCGACCTTCCGCTGGGCAAGGCGCGGACGATGGCCTTCCCCGACGACGAACTGCTCGTCAAGCTCGACGAGGATGTCCGCGGCCGCGACTGCTTCGTCATCCTGTCGACGTGCCACCCGGTCAACGACAACATGATGGAGTTGTTCATCTTCATCGACTGCCTGCGGCGGGCGTCGGCCAAGCGGATCACGCTCGTGATTCCATACTTCGGGTACGGCCGCCAGGACCGCAAGGACGAGGGCCGCGTGCCCATCACCGCCAAGCTGGTGGCAAACCTCATCACCGCCGCCGGGGCGGACCGGGTGCTGGCGATCGACCTGCACGCCGCGCAGATCCAGGGATTCTTCGACCTGCCGACCGATCACCTTTCGGCCACGCCGGTCTTCCTCGACTACTTCCGCGAGCATCGCGACCGCCTGGGCGACCTGTGCCTGGTGAGCCCGGACGTGGGCAACGTCAAGATGGCCGAGGCGATGCAGAACCTGCTCTCGGCCGACCTGGCGATCATCAACAAGAAGCGGATCAGCGGCAGCGAGGTGATCACCGACACGCTCATCGGCAACGTCAAGGGCAAGACGGTGCTGATGTTCGACGACATGATCTCGACCGCCGGCACCGTGTGCGAGGCGGCCCGGTTCGTCATGGACCAGGGCGCCAAGGACGTCTTGGTTGCCGCGACGCACCCCGTGCTGGTCGGGCCTGCTATCGACCGGCTGATCGAGAGCCCGATCAGCGAGGTCATCGTGACCAACACCATCCCGCTGAGCGATCGAGCCAAGCGGCTGGACGGCAAGCTCGTCGAGCTGTGCCTGGGCCCGCTGCTGGGCGACGCCATCCACAACATCCACCACGACCAATCCGTCAGTGCGCTGCTGCGCGACGCCGCCGGCGCCAAGCGATAA
- a CDS encoding 50S ribosomal protein L25 — translation MHEDAPTLPARKRDRSGSRYSKRLRDRGGLPAVVYGHGQDPLSVEFDAHEANIHFSKGERVFVLQMEGAENEFVLLQDLQFDHLGTEIIHADFRRVDLSERVEVTVPLEFVGKAKGLKAAGAVLTHPVTELQLECAVTNLPDVLEVDISDLGVDEMITAGEIPLPKETMKLLTPPETRVVSIFIKAEVEETSEESEVDAAASPEVITEKKDEGEKDKDGD, via the coding sequence ATGCATGAAGACGCACCAACCCTGCCCGCCCGCAAGCGCGACCGATCGGGCTCGCGCTACTCGAAGCGACTGCGCGACCGCGGCGGCCTGCCGGCGGTCGTCTACGGCCACGGCCAGGATCCGCTCTCGGTCGAGTTCGACGCGCACGAGGCCAACATCCACTTCTCGAAGGGCGAGCGCGTGTTCGTGCTCCAGATGGAGGGGGCCGAGAACGAGTTCGTACTGCTCCAGGACCTGCAGTTCGACCACCTGGGCACCGAGATCATCCACGCCGACTTCCGCCGCGTCGACCTCTCCGAGCGCGTCGAGGTCACCGTGCCGCTCGAGTTCGTGGGCAAGGCCAAGGGCCTCAAGGCCGCCGGCGCCGTGCTGACCCACCCGGTCACCGAGCTCCAACTCGAGTGTGCGGTTACGAACCTGCCCGACGTGCTCGAGGTCGACATCAGCGACCTGGGCGTGGACGAGATGATCACCGCCGGCGAGATCCCCCTGCCCAAGGAGACCATGAAGCTGCTGACGCCGCCCGAGACGCGGGTCGTGAGCATCTTCATCAAGGCCGAGGTCGAAGAGACCAGCGAGGAGAGCGAGGTCGACGCCGCCGCTTCGCCCGAGGTCATCACCGAGAAGAAGGACGAGGGCGAGAAGGACAAGGACGGGGACTAA
- the pth gene encoding aminoacyl-tRNA hydrolase, giving the protein MKLIVGLGNPGSEYENTRHNAGFMVLDELARRHAGGAVARGRFHAATLDCTIGGEKVMLAKPTTFMNKSGLTVGEALRFYKLEPADDLLIIVDDVNLPLGGIRLRARGGDGGHNGLADVARAAGGDAYARLRVGVDSKPQGGSQVGYVLGRFTQEQSDALKPALTNAADAAECWVKSGIVEAMNRFNTPDEKKAKGRKPKVTEASNDTNRPGDASSEGPSDQPHGPGGYAPAGHQPPDQPAKDS; this is encoded by the coding sequence ATGAAGCTGATCGTCGGTCTTGGCAATCCGGGAAGCGAGTACGAGAACACGCGGCACAACGCCGGGTTCATGGTGCTCGACGAGCTCGCGCGGCGGCACGCCGGCGGCGCCGTGGCGCGTGGACGGTTCCACGCGGCCACGCTGGATTGCACCATCGGCGGCGAGAAGGTCATGCTTGCCAAGCCCACCACGTTCATGAACAAGAGCGGCCTGACCGTGGGCGAGGCCCTGCGGTTCTACAAGCTCGAGCCGGCCGACGACCTGCTCATCATCGTCGACGACGTGAACCTGCCCCTGGGCGGCATTCGCCTACGAGCACGCGGCGGCGATGGCGGGCACAACGGGCTGGCCGACGTCGCCCGGGCCGCCGGCGGCGATGCATACGCCCGCTTGCGCGTCGGCGTTGATAGCAAGCCGCAGGGCGGCAGCCAGGTGGGCTACGTCCTGGGCCGTTTCACGCAAGAGCAAAGCGACGCACTCAAGCCCGCGCTCACGAACGCAGCCGACGCGGCCGAGTGCTGGGTGAAGAGCGGCATCGTCGAGGCCATGAACCGGTTCAACACGCCCGACGAGAAGAAGGCCAAGGGCCGCAAGCCCAAGGTTACCGAAGCATCCAACGACACGAATCGTCCCGGGGACGCCTCGAGCGAGGGCCCCAGTGATCAACCCCATGGCCCGGGCGGCTACGCCCCGGCCGGTCACCAACCGCCGGACCAGCCGGCAAAGGACTCCTGA
- the rpsF gene encoding 30S ribosomal protein S6 encodes MPPERTYHYEAMFLIGQSTAADLGSVITHIDELLERCGAKLVAMAKWDERRLAFEIEKQKRGLYILAYFEAPAQNIAQLDRDTQMSETIMRVLVTRADHLTMEEMKAADDREALMGEAKLRAEKATEAEEEKDTGVRMGRPIEDTPLDHTGSKDEGGNEGDESNKGEQDAAGNDSSTEPANA; translated from the coding sequence ATGCCCCCAGAGCGCACGTACCACTACGAGGCCATGTTCCTGATCGGTCAGTCGACCGCGGCCGACCTCGGCTCGGTCATCACCCACATCGACGAACTGCTGGAGCGCTGCGGCGCGAAGCTGGTGGCGATGGCCAAGTGGGATGAGCGCCGCCTTGCCTTCGAGATCGAGAAGCAGAAGCGCGGCCTGTACATCCTGGCGTACTTCGAAGCGCCCGCCCAGAACATCGCCCAGCTCGACCGCGATACGCAGATGAGCGAGACCATCATGCGCGTGCTCGTCACCCGGGCCGACCACCTGACAATGGAGGAGATGAAGGCGGCCGACGACCGCGAGGCGCTGATGGGCGAGGCCAAGCTGCGGGCCGAGAAGGCCACCGAGGCCGAGGAAGAGAAGGACACCGGCGTGCGTATGGGCCGCCCGATCGAAGATACCCCGCTGGACCACACGGGCTCGAAGGACGAGGGCGGGAACGAAGGCGACGAGAGCAACAAGGGCGAGCAAGACGCCGCCGGCAACGACTCGTCGACCGAACCCGCCAACGCCTGA
- the ssb gene encoding single-stranded DNA-binding protein produces the protein MAGSYNRVLLMGNLTRDVEVRHTSQNMAIAKMGLAVNRKFKTQSGENREEVTFVDCDAFGRTAEVMAQYLRKGSPVFIEGRLKLDQWQDQQGNKRNKLFVVVESFQFVDSGQGGGGGGGGYSGGGGNQGGGGNYGGGGGSYDSDPVPPDDDIPF, from the coding sequence ATGGCCGGCAGCTACAACCGCGTGTTGCTCATGGGCAACCTGACCCGAGACGTCGAGGTGCGCCACACGTCCCAGAACATGGCGATCGCCAAGATGGGGCTCGCGGTCAACCGCAAGTTCAAGACCCAGAGCGGCGAGAACCGCGAAGAGGTCACCTTCGTCGACTGCGACGCCTTCGGGCGGACGGCGGAGGTGATGGCCCAGTACCTGCGTAAGGGCAGCCCGGTGTTCATCGAGGGCCGCCTGAAGCTCGACCAGTGGCAGGACCAGCAGGGCAACAAGCGCAACAAGCTCTTCGTCGTCGTCGAGAGCTTCCAGTTCGTCGACAGCGGCCAGGGCGGCGGCGGAGGTGGAGGTGGATACTCCGGCGGGGGCGGCAATCAGGGCGGAGGGGGCAACTACGGCGGCGGAGGCGGAAGCTACGACAGCGACCCCGTCCCGCCGGATGACGACATCCCGTTCTAG